One Kineococcus aurantiacus genomic window carries:
- a CDS encoding DUF4193 domain-containing protein, whose product MATDYDAPRKTDEDLETDSIEELKAHRTDKAGSSSVDVDEAEAAEGFELPGADLSGEELAVRVLPRQQDEFTCSSCFLVKHRSQLHAGQSGTSGQLICNDCAD is encoded by the coding sequence ATGGCGACCGACTACGACGCACCGCGCAAGACCGATGAGGACCTGGAGACCGACTCGATCGAGGAGCTGAAGGCCCACCGCACGGACAAGGCGGGCTCCTCCAGCGTCGATGTGGACGAGGCCGAAGCCGCCGAGGGCTTCGAGCTGCCCGGGGCGGACTTGTCCGGTGAGGAGCTGGCGGTGCGGGTGCTGCCGCGCCAGCAGGATGAGTTCACCTGCTCCAGCTGCTTCCTGGTCAAGCACCGCAGCCAGCTACACGCCGGCCAAAGCGGCACGAGCGGGCAGTTGATCTGCAACGACTGCGCCGACTAA